From a single Piliocolobus tephrosceles isolate RC106 chromosome 21, ASM277652v3, whole genome shotgun sequence genomic region:
- the SYT3 gene encoding synaptotagmin-3, with protein sequence MSGDYEDDLCRRALVLVSDLCELVRDADTNNRCQEFSDRIRGYPRGPDADISVSLLSVIVTFCGIVLLGVSLFVSWKLCWVPWRDKGGSAVGGGPLRKDLGPGVGLAGLVGGGGHHLGAGLGGHPLLGGPHHHAHTAHHPPFAELLEPGSLGGSDTPEPSYLDMDSYPEAAAAAVVAGVKPSQTSPELPSEGGAGSGLLLLPPSGGGLPSAQSHQQVTSLAPTTRYPALPRPLTQQTLTSQPDPNSEERPPALPLPLPGGEEKAKLIGQIKPELYQGTGPGGRRGGGAPGSGEAGTGAPCGRISFALRYLYGSDQLVVRILQALDLPAKDSNGFSDPYVKIYLLPDRKKKFQTKVHRKTLNPVFNETFQFSVPLAELAQRKLHFSVYDFDRFSRHDLIGQVVLDNLLELAEQPPDRPLWRDIVEGGSEKADLGELNFSLCYLPTAGRLTVTIIKASNLKAMDLTGFSDPYVKASLISEGRRLKKRKTSIKKNTLNPTYNEALVFDVAPESVENVGLSIAVVDYDCIGHNEVIGVCRVGPDAADPHGREHWAEMLANPRKPVEHWHQLVEEKTLTSFTKGSKGLSEKENSE encoded by the exons ATGTCAGGAGACTACGAGGATGACCTCTGCCGGCGGGCACTCGTCCTGGTCTCAGACCTCTGTGAGCTGGTCCGAGATGCTGACACCAACAACAGGTGCCAAGAGTTCAGTGACCGAATCCGAGGCTATCCCCGGGGTCCAGATGCAG ACATCTCCGTGAGCCTGCTGTCGGTCATCGTGACATTCTGTGGCATTGTCCTTCTGGGTGTCTCTCTCTTCGTGTCCTGGAAGTTGTGCTGGGTGCCCTGGCGGGACAAGGGAGGCTCGGCAGTAGGTGGTGGCCCCCTGCGCAAAGACCTAGGCCCTGGTGTCGGGCTGGCAGGCCTGGTAGGCGGCGGCGGGCACCACCTGGGTGCTGGCCTGGGTGGCCATCCTCTGCTGGgcggcccacaccaccatgcccacacTGCCCACCATCCACCCTTTGCTGAGCTGCTGGAGCCAGGCAGCCTGGGGGGTTCTGACACCCCTGAGCCCTCCTACTTGGACATGGACTCGTATCCAgaggctgcagcagctgcagTGGTCGCTGGGGTCAAACCGAGCCAAACATCCCCTGAGCTGCCCTCCGAGGGGGGAGCAGGCTCTGGGTTGCTCCTGCTGCCCCCCAGTGGTGGGGGCTTGCCCAGTGCCCAGTCACATCAGCAGGTCACAAGcctggcacccaccaccag GTACCCAGCCCTGCCCCGACCCCTCACCCAGCAGACTCTGACCTCCCAGCCGGACCCCAACAGTGAGGAGCGGCCACCCGCCCTGCCCTTACCCCTGCCTGGCGGCGAGGAAAAAGCCAAACTCATTGGGCAGATTAAGCCCGAGCTGTACCAGGGGACTGGCCCTGGTGGCCGGCGGGGCGGGGGGGCCCCAGGCTCCGGAGAAGCAGGCACAGGGGCACCCTGTGGCCGCATCAGCTTCGCCCTGCGGTACCTCTATGGCTCAGACCAGCTGGTGGTGAGGATCCTGCAGGCCCTGGACCTCCCTGCCAAGGACTCCAACGGCTTCTCAGACCCCTACGTCAAGATCTACCTGCTGCCTGACCGCAAGAAAAAATTTCAGACCAAG GTGCACAGGAAGACCCTGAACCCCGTCTTCAATGAGACGTTTCAATTCTCGGTGCCCCTGGCCGAGCTGGCCCAACGCAAACTGCACTTCAGCGTCTATGACTTTGACCGCTTCTCGCGGCACGACCTCATCGGCCAGGTGGTGCTGGACAACCTCCTGGAGCTGGCCGAGCAGCCCCCTGACCGCCCGCTCTGGAGGGACATCGTGGAGGGCGGCTCG GAAAAGGCAGATCTTGGGGAGCTCAACTTCTCACTCTGCTACCTCCCCACGGCCGGGCGCCTCACCGTGACCATCATCAAAGCCTCTAACCTCAAAGCGATGGACCTCACTGGCTTCTCAG ACCCCTACGTGAAGGCCTCTCTGATCAGCGAGGGGCGGCGTCTGAAGAAGCGGAAAACCTCCATCAAGAAGAACACGCTGAACCCCACCTATAATGAGGCGCTGGTGTTCGACGTGGCCCCCGAGAGCGTGGAGAACGTGGGGCTCAGCATCGCCGTGGTGGACTACGACTG CATCGGGCACAACGAGGTGATCGGCGTCTGCCGCGTGGGCCCTGACGCTGCCGACCCGCACGGCCGCGAGCACTGGGCGGAGATGCTGGCCAACCCCCGCAAGCCCGTGGAGCACTGGCATCAGCTAGTGGAG GAAAAGACTTTGACCAGCTTCACAAAAGGCAGCAAAGGACTATCAGAGAAAGAGAACTCTGAGTGA